CTCGTTCAGTTTTCACCAACGGTTCCATAGGCTGTTCTCCTTCTCGCTCTAAGCATGGTTGAGAACGACCGACTTTCTCCCGCTGGGCGCCGTTGACCCTCAGCCAATCTTTTGCACGTAGTGCACGTAGACTTCCTTGCCGTCAATGACTTCGGTCGCCTGGCTCACCAGCGAGATGTTCTTTGCCGTCTTGGCCCAACCCTGAAAGTCTTTCACTGACCCGCGGTCGGTGGCAAGTACCTTGAGCACCTGACCGGGTTCTAAGGTGGTTATCTCCTGACGCGCATTGATAATGGGCAGCGGACAAGAAAGCCCGCGCGCGTCCAGCACTCTGTCAAAATTTATCGCTGTCATCGTTCATTCACCTCCCAGTTGGAATCGCGCTCGCCGCGCATTGATTCTTGCCGAGTTCCATCTCGGTCACCTCATCTTCGTCGGCCTGAATCCATCCGAGGTTGGCCTTACGGATCTTGCCGTAGATGGCCGGTTGCTCGGAAAGGCTGGCCAGCACGGATCGGATGAATTCTTCCTCGCTTCTGCTTTGCATGACCGCGTTGGTGCGGCGAATCTCCCCAAGCCTTTCCGTCACCAATCCATCCTCTCTCTGCTCATCCGCGGAAGAGAAATGCGCCGGTAGAACCCACACATCATCCGGCAGAGGGGCAAGTTTCTCGAAGAGGGTGCGATACAAATCGCGTGCCCAGGGTTCGGCCTGACCACCCAGGTCCGGTCGGCCTGCGCCTAAAACGAAGATCGTATCGCCGGTCAGCAGGAACTTGTCGTTGATGAGGAACGTCGTGCTGCCGGGCGTGTGTCCCGGTGTCTCAAGAGCAATGACGCGCAACGTCACATTGCCCACGTCGAACCGCTGACCATCCCGGAGCGACTCATAGGGGAAGCGGGCTCCCTCAGCATCCGCCATCCGAATGTGGTAAGTGGCTCCCACGCGCTCAGCCAGCGCCGCTCCACCTGAGATGTGATCGGCATGCAGGTGGGTATCGAAGACATGCTTGATCTTCAGCCCCTTTTCATTGGCTAGGTTGATGTACTGGTCAATATGACGTGACGGGTCAACGACGATGGCCTCACCCGCCGAACCGATCAGGTACGAGAGGCACCCCTTGCCGAACCGGTTGATCTGATAGAACACAATGTCAGGCTGCCCTTCCTTGGCCATTGACACCTCAGTGAATTGATGGGCATTGCCCCATGCAATCATCCCACCCGCCAGATTCCGTGCCTGATAGCCACGCTCACTGAGCAACTGAGCAACATACTCGGAAGACCCGCCCTTTGCGCATACGACCGTGATCTCACGACCCTTGGGAACCTTGCCGATGTTGACCTCAGGGTCTTCCAAGAAATCGAAGTATGGGATGTGAAGTGTTTCCACCGCGTCCTTGCCCTCGATGCGCCATTGCTGGAATTCATCCTCGTTGCGCACATCGAGGATGAATGGTTTCTCTCCCAGAGCCAGTTCGCGCATGAGCTGTTCTGGTGTGACACTGCGAACGTTCTGTATCGTTGTGCTCATCTCATTCATTGTTTGGTCCTCCCTTCTATGCTACTATCGTCACATTCCA
This genomic interval from Blastocatellia bacterium contains the following:
- a CDS encoding sulfurtransferase TusA family protein, which gives rise to MTAINFDRVLDARGLSCPLPIINARQEITTLEPGQVLKVLATDRGSVKDFQGWAKTAKNISLVSQATEVIDGKEVYVHYVQKIG
- a CDS encoding MBL fold metallo-hydrolase; translation: MNEMSTTIQNVRSVTPEQLMRELALGEKPFILDVRNEDEFQQWRIEGKDAVETLHIPYFDFLEDPEVNIGKVPKGREITVVCAKGGSSEYVAQLLSERGYQARNLAGGMIAWGNAHQFTEVSMAKEGQPDIVFYQINRFGKGCLSYLIGSAGEAIVVDPSRHIDQYINLANEKGLKIKHVFDTHLHADHISGGAALAERVGATYHIRMADAEGARFPYESLRDGQRFDVGNVTLRVIALETPGHTPGSTTFLINDKFLLTGDTIFVLGAGRPDLGGQAEPWARDLYRTLFEKLAPLPDDVWVLPAHFSSADEQREDGLVTERLGEIRRTNAVMQSRSEEEFIRSVLASLSEQPAIYGKIRKANLGWIQADEDEVTEMELGKNQCAASAIPTGR